The Erigeron canadensis isolate Cc75 chromosome 4, C_canadensis_v1, whole genome shotgun sequence genome window below encodes:
- the LOC122595317 gene encoding early nodulin-93-like: MASFDQKLAMAKRCSHEGAVAGAKAAVLATIATAIPTMASARMLPWARAHLNHPAQALIVSTVAGAAYFIVADKTILKTARKNSFNNNTPPLQLKLY; this comes from the exons ATGGCTTCATTTGACCAAAAGCTAGCCATGGCCAAAAGATGCTCTCACG aaGGAGCAGTTGCAGGAGCTAAAGCTGCAGTTTTAGCTACGATTGCCACTGCTATTCCAACT ATGGCAAGTGCAAGAATGTTGCCATGGGCAAGAGCTCATCTTAACCATCCAGCCCAAGCTCTCATTGTCTCCACAG TCGCGGGAGCTGCATACTTCATAGTTGCGGACAAGACAATTTTGAAAACTGCAAGGAAGAACTCCTTCAATAATAATACTCCTCCGCTCCAGCTTAAACTTTATTGA